From Bactrocera oleae isolate idBacOlea1 chromosome 4, idBacOlea1, whole genome shotgun sequence:
TGTATATGGATTACATAATTAGATGCACTTATGTGGCTtatcacatacttacatatacatataatataattggtTTGCGAAATAACCAATTATACACTGaacgggtatattaagtttgccaagaagtttgtaacacgcagaaacaaacgtcgaagaccctatgaaatatatattgtatttagccACGGCCgtttgtctgcatatacgcgaactagttcctcagttttgaagatatcgatctgaaattttgcacacgtccttttttctcTAAGCAACATTCTCCGAATTGTTccgatcggaccactattgcatatatgagattgccatacaaactgaatgatcaaaatggAATTCGTGTATGgacacttttgtatttgtgcaaCGTATTCTCTTTGCGgtgaaaccgaagttaacgttttcttcTTGTTTTGCACGCGTTTGTGAATAGTTGtactttattgttttgtttgtaaTACTTTAGCCATCTATCCACTAtcacaaaaatgtatgtatgtatgttcgtaAGATAAGGAATTCTTAAAGTGTTTAAAGTTATATACATTACAATAGATTGGAGTTCTGGTGACGCTTTCATTTccacatacaatatttatataaaccatTTTAGGGATCTAtgcatgtatttaaaaaaaaaaaaatgatgtttattatatttagttacatatgtatgtatatgcttatagagattttaataaatttatcaaaaactgTTGTgcttctatatttatttcttattctctttattttagtccaattacttttgttaatttttatatcgatttcattatataatatattaatctCTATTCGTTGTGCGTGTATGATTGATAATGATGCTATGCTAAAACAGTGCGTGAATTTTAAGGTGGTTTGTTACTATACAAATAAGTTTTAGCGCAAatgatttgttttattttttattaatcgtCATAATAATTACTTTAAACAGCGTCCGCAGCGTGATGTATAAGTATTTGGAAAAGGAGAGCGAATTGAACTTCCATAAAATATTCAATCAAATACTAGGTAAGCAttgcaattaatatttatatgttgaaaatatttagattaatatgtatttttgccCTCTAGGATACTTGCTCTTCAAAGACTTTTGCGAAAATGACTCCGAGGAACCAATACAGCAGCTAAAGTTTTATGAACaggttggttaaaaaaaataaatatttcactatTTATTCATTAGTTAttagtatttttgtttaaaaattaaaatcaagaaaACACTTTAACTCCGGCtgtatcgaagctataatacgcttcacaggtgcattttttatagcataaaagggtataaaagtgTCATTTTCTTGATTGTAATCggtgagtttgtatgacaactatatgctatagtatagTCTCAACATTTTTTCGGCGTTTGTAGCcatgctttagacaataatccatgcattcgtgaagatatctttaaaaaaaagttttccatataagtacTTGAATTTGAGCGCtcagtttcgacaaatgagcagcttctttgggaaAAAAGGACGTACGTAAATTTTCAGAAAGTTATCGCAAAAACTGCGGGACAAGCATATATACAGAGAGACGCGCATAGCCAAATCGACTAAGCTCGAtgcactgatcatttatacatatattatatagggtctccgatattttcttctaggtgttacaaactttgtgacaaacttaatataccttgtgggcataaaaataaataattaaatttaaatttaaataactattaaatttcCAGTTAGAAAACATCTTACAATATCATTTTCCACTACTATTTTTTACAGATAAAGAATTTTGAGAAAACGGAAAGCTACGAAGAACGTAAAGAATTAGCACGAGAAATATATGACAATTTTATCATGGAAGAAATGCTCTCTCACACATACGTAAGTGCAATTTAAACTGTTTTAATTTGAACTcaaatactgtttttttttatataaattcaaaGGAATATTCCAAAGAAGCTGTAGCCAGTGTACAGaaatatcttttaaaaaatGAAGTACCCGTTAATTTATTTGAGGTAATGATTTATACTGCACATATTCGCTTAAAACATTGCatgaatttattgaaattacatTTGCAGCCTTATATTGAGGAGATTTTTAACCACCTAAAAGGAAAGCCGTTCAAAAAGTTTTTGGAGAGGTAAGTCAATATTTGTTgtagcaaaatatataatatccaATAACtaaatgtttttcttgtagcgACAAATTCACACGTTTCTGCCAGTGGAAGAACTTGGAGCTTAATATACAGGTACatccttacttttttatttgcatttcgcacataataattatattataaattttcacGTGCAGTTGACCATGAACGACTTCAGTGTACACCGTATTATCGGACGCGGTGGCTTTGGCGAAGTGTACGGCTGTCGAAAAGCCGACACTGGCAAAATGTATGCCATGAAATGTTTGGACAAGAAACGCATCAAAATGAAACAAGGCGAAATGCTGGCGTTAAACGAACGAACTATGCTGCAAGCAGTGAGCACAGGGGTAGGTGGTGAATAATAATACACATTTAtatgctttattttttattttattttttttttaaatttattgtttgtttttcagATGGATTGTCCTTTCATTGTTTGCATGACCTATGCATTTCATACACCCGACAAGCTGTGCTTCATACTTGATTTAATGAATGGCGGCGATTTGCATTACCATCTTTCACAACACGGTGTGTTCAATGAGGATGAAATGAAGTTTTATGCAGCTGAGGTACTGTgctgaatttatttatatatattgtatttttttttgtgatcatATTCTTACCAACTCTCTTTATAGGTAATTTTGGGCTTGGAACACATGCACAAACGCTTTATTGTCTACAGAGACTTGAAACCTGCAAACATTTTACTCGATGAAAATGGGCATATTCGCATATCGGATTTGGGTTTGGCATGTGATTTTTCGCGCAAAAAACCACACGCCTCAGTGGGCACACATGGTTATATGGCGCCAGAAGTGCTTTCGAAAGGCACCGCCTATGACTCATGTGCCGATTGGTTCAGTTTCGGCTGTATGCTGTACAAATTGCTTAAGGGTCATTCACCGTTTAGACAGCACAAAACAAAAGATAAACACGAAATCGATCGAATGACCTTGACTATGGTGAGTTTCTTGTTAGTGCAATGCAATGCTTTAATTAGTGCATGCAGTTGATAaaactacaaattttttttttttagaacgtTGAATTACCCGACTGCTTTACGCCCGAATTAAGAAGTCTTTTGGATTCCTTGCTACAGCGGGAGGTTGATAAACGACTGGGGTGCATGGGTAATGGGTAAGTGATATgtgacacataaatatataaattttctaacATTAATGCTTATATCTATTTGATATACCAcgaaacaaataacaacaaatttagtGCGGATGAAGTGAAGATGCATCCATTCTTCTCAGGTATCGATTGGCACCAAGTCTATGTTCAAAAATATACACCACCATTAATACCACCGAGAGGCGAGGTTAATGCCGCCGATGCTTTTGACATTGGCTCCTTCGACGAAGAGGATACGAAAGGCATTAAGCTAACGGATAGTGATCAAGAACTATACAAATTCTTTCCACTTACAATTTCCGAAAGGTAAATAACtagcaaatacatataatacatgataaaatatataaaactgaagCATATAATAACTTGTGTTGTCTGCAGGTGGCAACAAGAAATCGCCGAAACAGTATTCGAAAGTGttaatattgaaacagataaaatcgAGCAAAAGAAAAAAGCCAAACAAAAGCAACATTTCGATGCCGACGAAAAAGATTCGGACTGCATTTTACACGGTTACATAAAGAAGTTAGGCGGCTCTTTCGCTTCGCTCTGGCAAACCAAATACGCTAAACTTTATCCAAATCGGTAAGCGCctataaatttgcaaatatttgacaCGCTCTtacttatatacttaaatataaaattttatagattGGAGATGCACTCGGAGAGTGGTAGCAATAAGCCAGAGTTGATCTTTATGGATCAGATCGAGGATATTTCCTCCGATTTCATACATTACAAAGGAGAACAATGCATACAAATACGCGTTAACGATGGATCTCGTGATGGACGAATAATTCTAACAAATTCAGTTagtatacgcacacacacacatacaatctGTTTTTGAAACAAATAATTTCTAATAACTTGATTTACAGGATGAAATCGGCTTAAAAGAATGGGCTTTCTCCTTGCGCTCGGCTCATAAAAAATCACAAGAGCTTTTAGGTTCGATGGCACGGAAAGCGGGCAAAATCTATGGCAGCGAACGTGATGGCAATAAATCTTTGTACATATTAACGGGTAGCAATCCAATTTCCAAAGTCTCAAATGGATCCAACTAGCAAATATGCAAAGGACATACAGGACACTTGCAGATGATGACGTTGATGATGGGGGAGTATAAGCAGCAATCGAAGCAACAAAAGAAAAAGCACCAGCAACAGCGCCAACTCCAACTCCAACTCCAATTCGTATTTCAGTTTATTAAACAAacgctttttttattataatgtgTAACATTTTGTAGACTATTTTTTCATGATGATTGGTTTGATATACTTTTAACTACTGTTACTCGAGTGTAAAATAAACCAGAAAGTACTAAGAtctaacaaacacacatacatacatacgtatatgctatattagagaatataacaaacaaaaaaaaacgcaaattatTATTGCACAAGTGGAGCAGGCAAAATGCATGGATAAATCGACTGAAAAGTGTGAAGCGCATAAATGGCAACCATAAAACCTTAGCGTTCTAGTAATTCCCAACATTTGACTTGCCAATGCTTACGTATACACGtaaatccatacatacatacatacatacaaacaaacgagTACATTAGAAATGGGTATATCAAAGTGTTAATTAATTATGCGCTCATTTTGTGACGCaatattatgtatgtgtataggcTCAACGTTGGTGtttaacagaaaaaaatgaaGCGTACGAATTTGCATTtgcctaaaaataaaaagcagcaaaataaaaagtaatcaaATATTAGAACAATCAATGGTAATTTGACCGCTGGTCGAGTAGTTATAGTAGAACCACCATTTAAGCGGATTTAAATAGCCGCaacacataaatacatgcatacatacatacatacaaa
This genomic window contains:
- the Gprk1 gene encoding G protein-coupled receptor kinase 1; translated protein: MADLEAVLADVSYLMAMEKSKCTPAARASKRLVLPDPSVRSVMYKYLEKESELNFHKIFNQILGYLLFKDFCENDSEEPIQQLKFYEQIKNFEKTESYEERKELAREIYDNFIMEEMLSHTYEYSKEAVASVQKYLLKNEVPVNLFEPYIEEIFNHLKGKPFKKFLESDKFTRFCQWKNLELNIQLTMNDFSVHRIIGRGGFGEVYGCRKADTGKMYAMKCLDKKRIKMKQGEMLALNERTMLQAVSTGMDCPFIVCMTYAFHTPDKLCFILDLMNGGDLHYHLSQHGVFNEDEMKFYAAEVILGLEHMHKRFIVYRDLKPANILLDENGHIRISDLGLACDFSRKKPHASVGTHGYMAPEVLSKGTAYDSCADWFSFGCMLYKLLKGHSPFRQHKTKDKHEIDRMTLTMNVELPDCFTPELRSLLDSLLQREVDKRLGCMGNGADEVKMHPFFSGIDWHQVYVQKYTPPLIPPRGEVNAADAFDIGSFDEEDTKGIKLTDSDQELYKFFPLTISERWQQEIAETVFESVNIETDKIEQKKKAKQKQHFDADEKDSDCILHGYIKKLGGSFASLWQTKYAKLYPNRLEMHSESGSNKPELIFMDQIEDISSDFIHYKGEQCIQIRVNDGSRDGRIILTNSDEIGLKEWAFSLRSAHKKSQELLGSMARKAGKIYGSERDGNKSLYILTGSNPISKVSNGSN